The proteins below are encoded in one region of Pseudomonas putida S13.1.2:
- the aspA gene encoding aspartate ammonia-lyase: MSSAASFRVEKDLLGTLEVPADAYYGIQTLRAANNFHLSGVPLSHYPKLVVGLAMVKQAAADANRELGHLSDAKHAAISAACARLIKGDYHEQFVVDMIQGGAGTSTNMNANEVIANIALEAMGHQKGEYQYLHPNNDVNMAQSTNDAYPTAIRLGLLLGHDALLASLDSLIQAFAAKGKEFDHVLKMGRTQLQDAVPMTLGQEFRAFATTMTEDLNRLRSLAPELLTEINLGGTAIGTGINADPGYQMLAVQRLAIISGQPLVPAADLIEATSDMGAFVLFSGMLKRTAVKLSKICNDLRLLSSGPRTGINEINLPARQPGSSIMPGKVNPVIPEAVNQVAFAIMGNDLALTVAAEGGQLQLNVMEPLIAYKIFDSIRLLQRAMDMLREHCIVGITANEQRCRELVEHSIGLVTALNPYIGYENATRIARVALETGRGVLELVREEKLLDEEMLNDILRPENMIAPRLVPLKA, from the coding sequence ATGTCCTCCGCTGCATCGTTCCGCGTCGAAAAAGATCTGTTGGGTACCCTTGAAGTTCCTGCTGATGCCTACTACGGCATCCAGACCCTGCGCGCTGCCAACAACTTCCACCTCTCCGGCGTTCCGCTGTCGCACTACCCGAAACTGGTAGTGGGCCTGGCGATGGTCAAGCAGGCAGCTGCTGACGCCAACCGTGAGCTGGGGCACTTGAGCGATGCCAAGCACGCCGCGATCAGCGCAGCCTGCGCACGACTGATCAAGGGCGACTACCACGAGCAGTTCGTGGTGGACATGATTCAAGGCGGTGCTGGTACTTCTACCAACATGAACGCCAACGAAGTCATCGCCAACATCGCGCTGGAGGCCATGGGCCACCAGAAGGGTGAGTACCAGTACCTGCACCCGAACAACGATGTGAACATGGCGCAGTCGACCAACGACGCCTACCCGACCGCTATCCGTCTGGGCCTGCTGCTGGGTCATGACGCCCTGCTGGCCAGCCTCGACAGCCTGATCCAGGCCTTCGCAGCCAAAGGTAAAGAGTTCGACCACGTACTGAAGATGGGCCGTACCCAGCTGCAGGACGCCGTGCCGATGACCCTGGGCCAGGAATTCCGCGCCTTCGCCACCACCATGACCGAAGACCTCAACCGTCTGCGTTCGCTGGCGCCTGAGCTGCTGACCGAAATCAACCTGGGTGGTACTGCCATCGGTACCGGCATCAACGCCGACCCGGGCTACCAGATGCTCGCCGTACAACGCCTGGCAATCATCAGCGGTCAGCCGCTGGTACCGGCTGCCGACCTGATCGAAGCCACCTCGGACATGGGCGCCTTCGTGCTGTTCTCCGGCATGCTCAAGCGTACCGCAGTCAAGCTGTCGAAGATCTGCAACGACCTGCGCCTGCTGTCCAGCGGCCCACGCACCGGCATCAACGAGATCAACCTGCCAGCGCGTCAGCCAGGCAGCTCGATCATGCCAGGCAAGGTCAACCCGGTTATCCCGGAAGCCGTCAACCAAGTCGCCTTCGCCATCATGGGCAACGACCTGGCCCTGACCGTCGCCGCCGAAGGTGGCCAGCTGCAGCTGAACGTGATGGAGCCGCTGATCGCCTACAAGATCTTCGACTCGATCCGCCTGCTGCAACGCGCCATGGACATGCTGCGCGAGCACTGCATCGTCGGCATCACTGCCAACGAACAGCGCTGCCGTGAACTGGTCGAGCACTCGATCGGCCTGGTCACCGCCCTGAACCCGTACATCGGCTACGAAAACGCCACCCGTATCGCCCGCGTTGCCCTGGAAACCGGCCGCGGCGTGCTGGAACTGGTGCGCGAAGAGAAGCTGCTGGACGAAGAGATGCTGAACGACATCCTGCGTCCGGAAAACATGATCGCTCCACGTCTGGTTCCGCTGAAGGCGTAA